TGGAGCGGAACCGTAGGCTGTCCCACATCAGAAACCCGTATTTCATAATCGAAAGGCCAAGCTTATATTTCTTCGTCTTGCTGTTCTGGGAGACAAAGCCATGCTCCGACAAGGAAGCGAGAATGCGGTGTACGCTCTGTACCGGCATATCCAGTTCGCGGCTGATCTCCGTCACGCTGATTTCCTTCTCGCTCCCTTGCGGAACCAGATAATCCAGTATATGTATCGCTTTCGAGATCACGGACATGAGCTTCGCCTCCATGTCATATTTTCGAACATCCCTATTCCTTCTTATTGTAGAATGGACGTTTATCGTTTGGCAATCCATTCTTTCACGGGGAAAAAGCCGATGCTTCCTGACACGCATCAGCTCTCCCGAGGCTTTAAAAAGACAGCATGGTATATATCCCCACACAAAGAACGGCTAAAGAAATCATTGTACATGCAATCGAATGTCCCGTATGACTGCCCTTCTTCATTACCGCGGCTATCAGCTGCCGGACGGCAAAATACATGCTTGCCAGATTAATAAGGAATAAAACCATCATAATGGTACTCATCAGAAAGGAGCTATCGGTACCCGTTTCCTGATGGTGATGATGCATTTCGCTGACCGTCCCCATAATAAGAGGCATTGTCAGCCAATGAACAAGGTGCAGAATAAGCACGCCGGACACGGATACCATCGACAGCACCGAATATTTCGACTCTAAGCTCAAGTGCCGCAGTTTGATCATTAGACATGCCTCTCCCTTCTCTCTCAAACTCAGCTCTGGCAGCCGTCCACTTTCACTGTGCTGCTGCAATATTTCTTCTTCGCCTGCGGAGGCAGATTAATGGCAGGGCTTTGATTAAAGAAGCTGACCGGCTTCAGCATAAAGCCGATATACGCGGCAGGCATTACCGGCCAATCCTCAGGACGAGGTACATGGGTGTGCCCCATCGTGTACCATACGACAACGTCGGTATTTTTAATATCCCGGTCCTTCTCCGCCCAAGCGGACAAACCGTCCCCGCCCAAATGCTGGTTCGGGTATTTACCGGAAGCATACATTTCATCCTCATCGTAAGGGGTAACCCACAGATGATGCTTAATAAATCCGGCACGTTTAATGAGACTGGAATTGTCCAAAGCAAACGGGAAGCAGTTCTCCCCCGTCACAATTTTGAAGCCGACGGATTGGCCAAGCTCATTTTTAACGTTATCATTAACAAACTTCCAATACCTCGCCGTCTCCAGCTTAATGTCCCGCTTAGCCTGAAGCTCCGTCTCCAGCAAAGTTGATTTGGCATAAAAAGCGTTCTCTCTCGGGTTGTTCTCGCCAGGCTCTTCAGATACGACGTTCACTTCATAGACCGAGTTCTCGTTGCCGTCGATCTGCATATCAAGCCGGACGTTGAAGAAATGCTGATGATTTGGCGCATAGAGATCAGGCCCTACCATATTGCCGTACTTCGGCGTTTCTCCCGGATGAAGTCCAGCCGTGGACAGGATCCCCGTCAACTTCACCTCAAATTGAATATTGCCGTCCTGATAGAGATACCAGAAAAATCCGTATTCATAGTTGGCTACCGTTGAAATAGAGGAGATGACTAACCGTCGGGAACGTCTAACCTCTACATCGTTTGTCCGCCAATTCGTATGCTTCCATAGAATTCCAAAGTCTTCCTCGTGCATGCAGATTGCGTTTTTGATGACGAATAAATCCCCTTTGCTGTCCGTCATGACCCCGTCGAAATATTTAATATATCCTACGCAGTCACATCCAAGCTCCAGACTGTTCGCCAGCTGGCCAATTCCGTATTCCCCGCTGTCGAACGCATTTTTCCGGTTCTGGATTGGACCCGGATCGCCATATGGCACAACCATCTCCGACAAGGAGCCGCGGTACAGCACCGGACGGTCGCGTCCTTGATCATGATAGGACAAGGTATGCATCGTTAGACCTTCGCGGGCGTTAAAGCCGATTCGGAACTTCCAATTCTGCCACTCTATCTCATGCCCGTTAATCGTAAAGCTTGGACCTTCCGGCTGCGTAATTTCAACCGGCTTGATCCCGCTGCGCAGCGGCCCTACCCGGTCAGGCGTATAGTTGAACTCCTTGTCGGGTATTTTCGTATATTCATATTCTTCAATCCGAAGGACTTCCATCGTATTCAAATCTATGATTGGAACAATTGGCAATGGACGAGCATAACCGTTATCCTTCTCATCGCTGCGGAGGAAGCATAAAGGTCTAGCTAGCCGGAGGGTCGCATCCTCCTCCGTTCCCCAATTGCCCGGTGACCACAAATCTACCATAACAAGCTCCGGCGTGTGGATGTCGAGCCGCTCCAACGCTTCAATAAACAACGGACTCTTGCGGACGGCAATCTCGCATTCCGCCTGCTCATCCAGCATGATCGTTGGCTGAACGCCAGGAACGTGCACCCAGGAGACAACCTTTTGTCCGGTAAGAGATACCACCGCTTCATAAGTCGCATTCTCTTTTTTGTTTAGAATAATGATGAAAGCTTCTCTCTCAAACGGTTTGGAGACGTCATATCCCATGACAATCTCCTTCTTGGGCTCTTTCAACGCAACATGTACAAACCGGTCGGATTCGGTTAATTGACGCTGCTCTTTCAGAATGTGGACAGAGGCACTCATTTCTTCCCGGCTAAGCGGCTCCAGCGGGTGATTCGCTAACGATAAAGTAAGTTGTGTCATTTTCAATCGCCTCTCTTCGTTTGA
This region of Paenibacillus sp. JDR-2 genomic DNA includes:
- a CDS encoding primary-amine oxidase, with translation MTQLTLSLANHPLEPLSREEMSASVHILKEQRQLTESDRFVHVALKEPKKEIVMGYDVSKPFEREAFIIILNKKENATYEAVVSLTGQKVVSWVHVPGVQPTIMLDEQAECEIAVRKSPLFIEALERLDIHTPELVMVDLWSPGNWGTEEDATLRLARPLCFLRSDEKDNGYARPLPIVPIIDLNTMEVLRIEEYEYTKIPDKEFNYTPDRVGPLRSGIKPVEITQPEGPSFTINGHEIEWQNWKFRIGFNAREGLTMHTLSYHDQGRDRPVLYRGSLSEMVVPYGDPGPIQNRKNAFDSGEYGIGQLANSLELGCDCVGYIKYFDGVMTDSKGDLFVIKNAICMHEEDFGILWKHTNWRTNDVEVRRSRRLVISSISTVANYEYGFFWYLYQDGNIQFEVKLTGILSTAGLHPGETPKYGNMVGPDLYAPNHQHFFNVRLDMQIDGNENSVYEVNVVSEEPGENNPRENAFYAKSTLLETELQAKRDIKLETARYWKFVNDNVKNELGQSVGFKIVTGENCFPFALDNSSLIKRAGFIKHHLWVTPYDEDEMYASGKYPNQHLGGDGLSAWAEKDRDIKNTDVVVWYTMGHTHVPRPEDWPVMPAAYIGFMLKPVSFFNQSPAINLPPQAKKKYCSSTVKVDGCQS